A window from Gossypium raimondii isolate GPD5lz chromosome 7, ASM2569854v1, whole genome shotgun sequence encodes these proteins:
- the LOC105768697 gene encoding L-aspartate oxidase 2-a, chloroplastic isoform X2, which produces MDAYKENSHDFSRSCGVSKFLQIRKCNLFQSRTNENWKSFGTVITSAYLRDGSTKYFDFAVIGSGVAGLRYALEVAKHGSVAIITKAEPHESNTNYAQGGVSAVLCPSDSVESHMQDTIVAGAYLCDEETVKVVCTEGPDRIRELIAMGASFDHGDDGNLHLAREGGHSHHRIVHAADMTGREIERALLEAVVNDPNISVFKHHFAIDLLTSQDGSDTVCHGIDALNTETQEVVRFISKVTLLASGGAGHIYPSTTNPLVATGDGMAMAHRAQAVISNMEFVQFHPTALADEGLPIKPKKTRENSFLITEAVRGDGGILYNLSMERFMPLYDERAELAPRDVVARSIDDQLKKRNEKYVLLDISHKPREKILSHFPNIANECLQHGLDITQQPIPVVPAAHYMCGGVRAGLQGETNVHGLYVAGEVACTGLHGANRLASNSLLEALVFARRAVQPSINHMKSSSLDLSASSLWTCPLVPKSLGSDVMHKILRITKEVRKELQSIMWKYVGIVRSTSRLQEAEQKIGKLEAKWETYLFEHGWQQTMVALEACEMRNLFCCAKLVVSSALARHESRGLHYMTDFPHLEESKRLPTVIFPSSHTTGTWSSRQLHQQPIVNSMV; this is translated from the exons ATGGATGCCTACAAAGAGAACTCTCATG ATTTTTCCAGGTCATGTGGTGTATCCAAGTTTCTGCAGATCCGTAAGTGTAATTTGTTTCAATCTCGAACGAATGAGAATTGGAAGTCCTTTGGGACAGTCATCACTTCTGCTTACTTAAGAGATGGTTCAACAAAGTATTTCGATTTTGCTGTCATTGGTAGCGGTGTTGCAGGTCTTCGTTACGCTCTTGAAGTTGCGAAACATGGATCTGTTGCGATTATCACTAAGGCTGAGCCTCATGAGAGTAATACGAACTATGCACAAGGTGGTGTTAGTGCAGTCCTGTGTCCATCTGATTCTGTAGAGAGTCACATGCAGGATACAATTGTAGCAGGAGCTTATCTTTGCGATGAGGAGACTGTCAAA GTTGTCTGTACTGAAGGACCTGATAGAATCCGAGAATTGATTGCAATGGGTGCTTCGTTTGACCATGGTGATGATGGAAATTTGCATCTGGCAAGGGAAGGGGGTCATTCTCATCACCGAATTGTTCATGCTGCCGATATGACTGGACGAGAGATTGAACGGGCTTTACTCGAGGCAGTTGTCAATGATCCTAATATTTCTGTGTTCAAACACCATTTCGCAATCGATTTGCTTACTTCCCAG GATGGTTCCGACACGGTTTGTCATGGCATTGATGCTTTAAATACTGAAACGCAAGAG GTTGTCCGCTTCATTTCAAAGGTAACTTTACTCGCATCCGGTGGTGCAGGACATATCTATCCTTCAACAACAAATCCTCTG GTGGCGACCGGGGACGGGATGGCTATGGCACATCGAGCTCAAGCTGTGATTTCCAACATGGA GTTCGTGCAATTTCATCCAACAGCCTTGGCTGATGAAGGTCTTCCTATCAAGCCAAAGAAAACTCGAGAAAACTCATTTCTTATTACCGAAGCTGTAAGAGGTGATGGAGGCATCCTTTACAATTTAAGCATGGAACGGTTTATGCCTTTGTACGATGAGAGAGCTGAGCTTGCTCCTAGAGATGTCGTGGCAAGAAGTATTGATGATCAACTCAAAAAGCGTAATGAGAAGTATGTGTTGCTTGATATAAGTCATAAACCGAGAGAAAAGATCCTCTCCCACTTCCCGAACATAGCTAATGAATGCCTCCAACATGGCCTTGATATAACTCAGCAGCCAATTCCCGTGGTTCCTGCTGCTCATTACATGTGTGGTGGCGTGCGTGCTGGGCTCCAAGGAGAGACGAACGTGCATGGCTTGTATGTAGCTGGTGAGGTTGCATGCACAGGTTTGCATGGAGCAAATAGACTCGCTAGCAACTCATTACTTGAGGCTTTGGTTTTCGCACGAAGAGCTGTCCAGCCCTCTATCAATCACATGAAGAGTTCTAGTCTTGATCTTAGCGCTTCGAGCTTATGGACCTGTCCACTTGTCCCAAAATCACTAGGGAGTGATGTAATGCACAAAATATTAAGGATAACAAAGGAAGTGAGGAAAGAACTACAATCGATCATGTGGAAGTACGTTGGGATTGTTCGATCAACTTCAAGACTACAAGAAGCCGAGCAAAAGATTGGTAAGTTGGAAGCCAAATGGGAAACATACTTATTTGAGCACGGGTGGCAGCAAACAATGGTTGCCCTCGAGGCTTGTGAAATGAGAAACCTCTTTTGTTGCGCAAAGCTAGTGGTGAGCAGTGCCCTTGCTAGGCACGAGAGTCGTGGACTTCACTACATGACCGATTTTCCTCATTTGGAGGAAAGCAAGAGGCTACCCACAGTGATATTCCCGAGTTCCCATACAACCGGCACATGGAGTTCACGACAACTACACCAGCAGCCTATAGTTAATTCCATGGTCTGA
- the LOC105768697 gene encoding L-aspartate oxidase 2-a, chloroplastic isoform X1, with protein MAASIAYVGGHLQYGVNFCMGQSYKQAIWAPSVTFNGCLQRELSWSCGVSKFLQIRKCNLFQSRTNENWKSFGTVITSAYLRDGSTKYFDFAVIGSGVAGLRYALEVAKHGSVAIITKAEPHESNTNYAQGGVSAVLCPSDSVESHMQDTIVAGAYLCDEETVKVVCTEGPDRIRELIAMGASFDHGDDGNLHLAREGGHSHHRIVHAADMTGREIERALLEAVVNDPNISVFKHHFAIDLLTSQDGSDTVCHGIDALNTETQEVVRFISKVTLLASGGAGHIYPSTTNPLVATGDGMAMAHRAQAVISNMEFVQFHPTALADEGLPIKPKKTRENSFLITEAVRGDGGILYNLSMERFMPLYDERAELAPRDVVARSIDDQLKKRNEKYVLLDISHKPREKILSHFPNIANECLQHGLDITQQPIPVVPAAHYMCGGVRAGLQGETNVHGLYVAGEVACTGLHGANRLASNSLLEALVFARRAVQPSINHMKSSSLDLSASSLWTCPLVPKSLGSDVMHKILRITKEVRKELQSIMWKYVGIVRSTSRLQEAEQKIGKLEAKWETYLFEHGWQQTMVALEACEMRNLFCCAKLVVSSALARHESRGLHYMTDFPHLEESKRLPTVIFPSSHTTGTWSSRQLHQQPIVNSMV; from the exons ATGGCTGCTAGTATAGCTTATGTAGGTGGTCATTTGCAATATGGGGTGAACTTTTGCATGGGGCAAAGTTATAAACAAGCTATTTGGGCCCCTAGTGTGACATTCAATGGATGCCTACAAAGAGAACTCTCATG GTCATGTGGTGTATCCAAGTTTCTGCAGATCCGTAAGTGTAATTTGTTTCAATCTCGAACGAATGAGAATTGGAAGTCCTTTGGGACAGTCATCACTTCTGCTTACTTAAGAGATGGTTCAACAAAGTATTTCGATTTTGCTGTCATTGGTAGCGGTGTTGCAGGTCTTCGTTACGCTCTTGAAGTTGCGAAACATGGATCTGTTGCGATTATCACTAAGGCTGAGCCTCATGAGAGTAATACGAACTATGCACAAGGTGGTGTTAGTGCAGTCCTGTGTCCATCTGATTCTGTAGAGAGTCACATGCAGGATACAATTGTAGCAGGAGCTTATCTTTGCGATGAGGAGACTGTCAAA GTTGTCTGTACTGAAGGACCTGATAGAATCCGAGAATTGATTGCAATGGGTGCTTCGTTTGACCATGGTGATGATGGAAATTTGCATCTGGCAAGGGAAGGGGGTCATTCTCATCACCGAATTGTTCATGCTGCCGATATGACTGGACGAGAGATTGAACGGGCTTTACTCGAGGCAGTTGTCAATGATCCTAATATTTCTGTGTTCAAACACCATTTCGCAATCGATTTGCTTACTTCCCAG GATGGTTCCGACACGGTTTGTCATGGCATTGATGCTTTAAATACTGAAACGCAAGAG GTTGTCCGCTTCATTTCAAAGGTAACTTTACTCGCATCCGGTGGTGCAGGACATATCTATCCTTCAACAACAAATCCTCTG GTGGCGACCGGGGACGGGATGGCTATGGCACATCGAGCTCAAGCTGTGATTTCCAACATGGA GTTCGTGCAATTTCATCCAACAGCCTTGGCTGATGAAGGTCTTCCTATCAAGCCAAAGAAAACTCGAGAAAACTCATTTCTTATTACCGAAGCTGTAAGAGGTGATGGAGGCATCCTTTACAATTTAAGCATGGAACGGTTTATGCCTTTGTACGATGAGAGAGCTGAGCTTGCTCCTAGAGATGTCGTGGCAAGAAGTATTGATGATCAACTCAAAAAGCGTAATGAGAAGTATGTGTTGCTTGATATAAGTCATAAACCGAGAGAAAAGATCCTCTCCCACTTCCCGAACATAGCTAATGAATGCCTCCAACATGGCCTTGATATAACTCAGCAGCCAATTCCCGTGGTTCCTGCTGCTCATTACATGTGTGGTGGCGTGCGTGCTGGGCTCCAAGGAGAGACGAACGTGCATGGCTTGTATGTAGCTGGTGAGGTTGCATGCACAGGTTTGCATGGAGCAAATAGACTCGCTAGCAACTCATTACTTGAGGCTTTGGTTTTCGCACGAAGAGCTGTCCAGCCCTCTATCAATCACATGAAGAGTTCTAGTCTTGATCTTAGCGCTTCGAGCTTATGGACCTGTCCACTTGTCCCAAAATCACTAGGGAGTGATGTAATGCACAAAATATTAAGGATAACAAAGGAAGTGAGGAAAGAACTACAATCGATCATGTGGAAGTACGTTGGGATTGTTCGATCAACTTCAAGACTACAAGAAGCCGAGCAAAAGATTGGTAAGTTGGAAGCCAAATGGGAAACATACTTATTTGAGCACGGGTGGCAGCAAACAATGGTTGCCCTCGAGGCTTGTGAAATGAGAAACCTCTTTTGTTGCGCAAAGCTAGTGGTGAGCAGTGCCCTTGCTAGGCACGAGAGTCGTGGACTTCACTACATGACCGATTTTCCTCATTTGGAGGAAAGCAAGAGGCTACCCACAGTGATATTCCCGAGTTCCCATACAACCGGCACATGGAGTTCACGACAACTACACCAGCAGCCTATAGTTAATTCCATGGTCTGA
- the LOC105768715 gene encoding uncharacterized protein LOC105768715 isoform X2, which translates to MGNYFNKEPPPPVVLVPPLFDFPPLAARTRMLESSYNMLFGKLGLKCLFEDYFEEARHFNTIFMLKPIDDPNVDMMATLSGPFNHKPEERIAGNASFRWQNVLRMRSCTYFPRYGFGVFGILPLLLKKRVTAEDYGVMGLRYGSGWLSAGVTVMPFAIKDQLPRSAWLVSKLGRLTFGVQYEPQYGSEDEMKYKNKLNWSCAIGYGVGSGCPLSPSFTFGLELAKSSQFIASFYQHAVVQRRVKNPFEESEVVGITNYIDFGFELQTRMDDAKISNNIPDSTIQLAASWQANKNFLLKGKLGPLSSSLAVAVKSWWKPSFTFSISANRDRISGTTAYGLGLRIENLREASYQRADPNFVMLTPNKEHLAEGTVWKTGNRPMLEADVNAGNFDRLPKELRPQGRIL; encoded by the exons ATGgggaattattttaataaagaacCGCCGCCGCCGGTGGTTCTCGTTCCTCCTCTCTTCGATTTTCCTCCTCTCGCCGCCCGTACCAG GATGTTGGAAAGTTCTTATAATATGTTGTTTGGGAAGCTAGGTTTGAAATGTTTGTTCGAAGATTATTTTGAAGAAGCTAGacattttaatactattttcaTGCTGAAACCAATCGATGATCCTAATGTTGATATGATGGCAACC CTTTCAGGTCCATTTAATCATAAACCTGAAGAGAGAATTGCTGGAAATGCGTCATTTCGCTGGCAAAA TGTTTTACGGATGAGGTCCTGCACTTACTTTCCGAGATATGGTTTTGGGGTATTTGGCATTTTGCCATTGCTGTTAAAGAAAAg AGTAACTGCTGAAGACTACGGTGTCATGGGATTGAGATATGGATCAGGATGGTTATCAGCTGGAGTCACAGTTATGCCCTTTGCCA TTAAAGATCAATTGCCAAGGAGTGCATGGCTCGTAAGCAAGTTGGGAAGGTTGACTTTTGGGGTTCAGTACGAGCCACAAT ATGGAAGTGAAGATGagatgaaatataaaaataaattaaactggAGCTGTGCCATTGGTTATGGAGTAGGATCAGGCTGTCCCTTGAGTCCATCATTTACTTTTGGCCTTGAACTTGCCAAAAGTTCTCAG TTCATTGCATCGTTCTATCAACATGCGGTGGTCCAAAGGAGG GTGAAGAATCCCTTTGAAGAAAGTGAAGTTGTTGGAATAACTAATTACATTGACTTTGGATTTGAATTACAAACAAG GATGGATGATGCCAAAATATCAAACAACATACCTGATTCCACCATTCAATTAGCTGCGTCCTGGCAAGCCAATAAAAACTTCTTACTGAAG GGAAAGTTGGGACCTCTCAGCTCATCACTAGCTGTGGCTGTCAAGTCATGGTGGAAACCTTCGTTCACTTTCAGCATTTCAG CAAATAGGGATCGCATTTCTGGAACTACTGCATATGGATTGGGCCTCCGCATAGAAAATTTAAGAGAAGCCAG cTATCAAAGAGCCGATCCAAATTTCGTAATGCTGACACCGAACAAGGAGCACCTAGCAGAGGGCACTGTTTGGAAGACTGGAAACAGGCCAATGCTAGAGGCAGATGTAAATGCCGGAAATTTTGATCGTTTACCCAAGGAATTGAGACCCCAAGGAAGAATTTTGTAG
- the LOC105768722 gene encoding carbonic anhydrase 2 has product MSTASVSGFCLSSNTTSPSNSLRQPTLRRPSIVANLNSSTSPPTLIRNQPVFAAPTPLLTPSNWKETMGDPSYEEAIEALKKLLNEKGELKSAATAKVEQVTAELKTAASSDESVDRLKQGFIYFKTEKYEKNPALYGELAKGQSPTYMIVACSDSRVCPSHVLNIQPGEAFVVRNVANMVPPYDQNKYSGTGSAIEYAVLHLKVKEIVVIGHSACGGIKGLMSFPYDGTTSTDFIEDWVKIGMPARKKVHAENRGEPLGLQCTFCEKEAVNVSLGNLLSYPFVRNGLVNNTLTLRGGYYDFIKGNFQLWTIDFQLSSSLAL; this is encoded by the exons ATGTCCACGGCTTCGGTCTCCGGCTTCTGCCTCTCTTCCAATACCACCTCTCCTTCTAACTCACTCCGGCAACCCACATTGCGGCGGCCCTCTATCGTCGCCAACCTCAACTCTTCCACTTCTCCTCCTACACTCATCCGAAATCAACCAGTTTTCGCAGCACCTACTCCTTTGCTCACTCCTTCCAATTGG AAAGAAACCATGGGAGACCCGTCATACGAGGAAGCCATTGAAGCTCTCAAGAAACTGCTCAA TGAGAAAGGAGAATTGAAGAGTGCAGCGACGGCAAAGGTAGAGCAAGTGACAGCTGAGTTGAAGACTGCTGCTTCCTCCGATGAGTCTGTTGACCGCTTGAAACAAGGCTTCATTTACTTCAAGACTGAAAAATACGA AAAGAATCCTGCTCTGTATGGTGAGCTTGCCAAGGGTCAAAGCCCAAcg TATATGATAGTGGCATGCTCGGACTCAAGGGTGTGCCCCTCTCATGTTCTAAACATACAACCAGGTGAAGCTTTCGTGGTCCGCAATGTCGCCAATATGGTGCCACCATATGATCag AATAAGTACTCTGGAACCGGATCTGCTATCGAATACGCAGTTTTGCATCTCAAG GTGAAAGAGATCGTGGTCATCGGACACAGTGCCTGCGGTGGAATCAAGGGGCTGATGTCATTCCCGTACGACGGAACCACTTCAAC TGATTTCATAGAAGATTGGGTTAAAATTGGGATGCCTGCAAGGAAGAAGGTTCATGCAGAAAATCGTGGGGAGCCCCTGGGGCTTCAATGCACCTTTTGTGAGAAG GAAGCAGTGAATGTATCGCTTGGAAACCTGCTAAGTTATCCATTTGTGAGAAATGGGCTGGTCAACAACACCCTAACTCTAAGGGGCGGATACTATGATTTCATCAAAGGAAATTTCCAGCTCTGGACTATTGACTTCCAGCTCAGTTCCTCTCTCGCACTATGA
- the LOC105768748 gene encoding phosphoglucan phosphatase LSF1, chloroplastic, with amino-acid sequence MSFPLQLISCRAAQDFHSRDSSFINGVFIKTRMTRKKKNQLKVLAMSSDNSTLKMNLNEYMVTLQKPLGIRFGLSLDGRIFVHALKRGSNAEKSRIIMVGDTLKKTSDSSGGSFTEIKNFGDAQEMLTEETGSFSLVLERPFSPFPIHELHQLSDLDILFNRGRMPVATWNKALLASNLQTTEGGGNSGFVVFSSKFLASPGLKFLNDRNGHVGSGLQKNILSSPVSQLVCIFSEKEPGDGEWAHGSFPLEEYIKALERSKGELYYNHSLGMRYSKITEQIYVGSCIQTDADVKTLSDAGITAVLNFQSGVEAENWEINSKSINESCQRLNVLMINYPIKDGDSFDLRKRLPFSVGLLLRLLKKNHRVFVTCTTGFDRSPACVIAYLHWMTDTPLHAAHNFVTGLHTCKPDRPAIAWATWDLIAMVESGRHDGPATHALTFVWNGHNEGEDVCLVGDFTGNWKEPIKATHKGGARYEVEIRLPQGKYYYKYIINGNWRHSTSSPTERDERGNINNVIMIGDTASVRPTIQPQQKDANLIKVIERPLTENERFMLAKAARCIAFSVCPIRLVPK; translated from the exons ATGTCGTTTCCCCTGCAACTCATCAGTTGCAGAGCAGCTCAGGATTTTCACAGCAGGGATTCGAGCTTCATTAATGGAGTTTTTATTAAAACGAGGATGacgaggaagaagaagaatcaGCTCAAGGTTTTAGCAATGTCGAGTGATAATTCAACGTTGAAGATGAACTTGAATGAGTATATGGTTACTTTACAGAAACCTTTGGGTATTCGTTTCGGTTTATCGCTCGATGGAAGAATCTTTGTTCATGCTCTCAAACGCGGA aGTAATGCGGAGAAATCGAGAATAATAATGGTAGGAGATACGTTGAAGAAGACGAGCGATTCGTCTGGTGGAAGCTTTACTGAGATCAAGAATTTCGGCGATGCTCA GGAGATGCTGACGGAGGAAACAGGATCTTTTAGCCTTGTCCTTGAGAGACCCTTCTCGCCTTTTCCGATTCATGAATTGCATCAATTGAGTGATCTTGACATTTTGTTTAATAGAGGTCGTATGCCAGTTGCCACTTGGAACAAAGCTTTATTGGCATCTAATTTACAAACTACTGAGGGTGGGGGAAATTCTGGTTTTGTAGTATTTTCCTCAAAGTTTCTAGCATCACCAGGTTTAAAGTTCTTGAATGATCGAAATGGACATGTTGGTTCCGGATTGCAGAAGAACATTCTTTCTTCACCAGTTAGCCAACTTGTTTGTATTTTTTCCGAGAAAGAGCCTGGAGATGGAGAATGGGCTCATGGAAGCTTCCCTTTGGAGGAATATATTAAGGCACTCGAACGTTCTAAAGGCGAGCTTTACTATAACCACTCTCTTGGAATGCGTTACAGCAAG ATTACAGAGCAGATTTATGTGGGGTCATGTATACAGACAGATGCTGATGTCAAAACTCTGTCTGATGCG GGAATCACTGCTGTATTAAATTTTCAGAGCGGGGTTGAAGCAGAAAACTGGGAAATCAATTCCAAGTCAATCAATGAGTCATGCCAAAGATTGAATGTCCTAATGATCAATTATCCTATTAA GGATGGAGATTCCTTTGATCTGAGGAAGAGATTACCGTTCTCTGTTGGGCTTTTATTACGCTTGTTGAAAAAGAACCACCGCGTCTTTGTTACTTGCACCACTGGTTTTGACCGATCCCCGGCTTGTGTGATTGCATATCTTCACTGGATGACTGATACTCCACTTCATGCAGCTCATAATTTTGTCACTGGACTGCATACATGCAAGCCGGACAG GCCTGCAATAGCTTGGGCAACATGGGATCTAATAGCTATGGTAGAAAGTGGTAGACATGATGGACCTGCGACACATGCTTTGACCTTTGTGTGGAATGGCCATAATGAG GGGGAGGATGTCTGCCTAGTTGGAGATTTTACAGGAAACTGGAAAGAACCAATAAAGGCAACCCATAAAGGTGGAGCTAGATATGAAGTTGAAATCAGACTTCCCCAAGGAAA ATATTACTACAAGTATATTATTAACGGGAACTGGCGGCATTCAACGTCTTCACCAACAGAAAGGGATGAAAGAGGGAACATTAACAATGTGATTATGATTGGTGACACTGCAAGTGTGAGGCCCACAATTCAACCACAACAGAAG GATGCCAATCTTATAAAGGTGATAGAGAGGCCCTTGACAGAGAATGAAAGATTCATGCTGGCCAAGGCAGCTCGTTGCATTGCATTCTCTGTCTGTCCAATCAGACTAGTCCCCAAGTAG
- the LOC105768754 gene encoding uncharacterized protein LOC105768754, with protein MQNGSSELSLCPSFNIYSSDNNNLVDIADTVSRDFKNDAVSEDEEFEFVNTLSENPEMSSSSFPIFNRRDGDNVEQAIRIPLRDLFIGDRDIPFSSSSSSSEADELEGLPADTYCVWKPKQLPESSPNSCKKSTSAGSSSSSKRWRFIKDLLKRSNSTGNVSSSSSFSFLNLDKNEEKVNEKTAKATTKVKRDEKSLAAKSFYVGNKVLKEGDKRRSYLPYRQDLVGIFANIKV; from the coding sequence ATGCAGAACGGCAGCTCGGAATTGTCGCTTTGTCCCAGCTTTAACATCTATTCCTCCGATAACAATAATCTCGTTGATATCGCCGATACCGTTAGCCGGGATTtcaaaaacgacgccgtttccgAAGATGAAGAATTCGAGTTCGTTAATACTCTTTCCGAGAATCCTGAAATGTCCTCTTCGTCGTTTCCAATCTTCAACCGCAGGGATGGTGATAACGTGGAACAAGCTATCCGGATTCCGTTGAGAGATCTTTTCATCGGCGACAGAGATATTCCGTTTTCATCGTCGTCGTCTTCGTCGGAGGCGGATGAGCTTGAAGGATTGCCAGCTGATACCTACTGCGTTTGGAAACCGAAACAATTGCCGGAATCATCACCGAACAGTTGTAAGAAGAGTACATCGGCGGGATCATCATCTTCTTCGAAACGGTGGCGTTTCATAAAGGATTTGCTTAAGAGAAGTAACAGCACAGGCAACGTCTCGTCTTCTTCGTCATTTTCGtttttgaatttagataaaaacgaggaaaaagtaaatgaaaaaaCAGCAAAGGCGACGACGAAGGTGAAGAGAGATGAGAAATCGCTGGCGGCTAAAAGTTTCTACGTCGGCAATAAGGTGTTGAAGGAAGGAGATAAACGACGGTCGTATCTGCCGTACAGGCAGGACTTGGTTGGAATTTTTGCTAATATTAAGGTTTAA
- the LOC105768715 gene encoding uncharacterized protein LOC105768715 isoform X1 produces the protein MGNYFNKEPPPPVVLVPPLFDFPPLAARTRMLESSYNMLFGKLGLKCLFEDYFEEARHFNTIFMLKPIDDPNVDMMATLSGPFNHKPEERIAGNASFRWQNDVDDPHTFMDLFVSNSDPVLRMRSCTYFPRYGFGVFGILPLLLKKRVTAEDYGVMGLRYGSGWLSAGVTVMPFAIKDQLPRSAWLVSKLGRLTFGVQYEPQYGSEDEMKYKNKLNWSCAIGYGVGSGCPLSPSFTFGLELAKSSQFIASFYQHAVVQRRVKNPFEESEVVGITNYIDFGFELQTRMDDAKISNNIPDSTIQLAASWQANKNFLLKGKLGPLSSSLAVAVKSWWKPSFTFSISANRDRISGTTAYGLGLRIENLREASYQRADPNFVMLTPNKEHLAEGTVWKTGNRPMLEADVNAGNFDRLPKELRPQGRIL, from the exons ATGgggaattattttaataaagaacCGCCGCCGCCGGTGGTTCTCGTTCCTCCTCTCTTCGATTTTCCTCCTCTCGCCGCCCGTACCAG GATGTTGGAAAGTTCTTATAATATGTTGTTTGGGAAGCTAGGTTTGAAATGTTTGTTCGAAGATTATTTTGAAGAAGCTAGacattttaatactattttcaTGCTGAAACCAATCGATGATCCTAATGTTGATATGATGGCAACC CTTTCAGGTCCATTTAATCATAAACCTGAAGAGAGAATTGCTGGAAATGCGTCATTTCGCTGGCAAAA TGATGTGGATGATCCTCATACATTCATGGACCTTTTTGTATCAAATTCTGATCC TGTTTTACGGATGAGGTCCTGCACTTACTTTCCGAGATATGGTTTTGGGGTATTTGGCATTTTGCCATTGCTGTTAAAGAAAAg AGTAACTGCTGAAGACTACGGTGTCATGGGATTGAGATATGGATCAGGATGGTTATCAGCTGGAGTCACAGTTATGCCCTTTGCCA TTAAAGATCAATTGCCAAGGAGTGCATGGCTCGTAAGCAAGTTGGGAAGGTTGACTTTTGGGGTTCAGTACGAGCCACAAT ATGGAAGTGAAGATGagatgaaatataaaaataaattaaactggAGCTGTGCCATTGGTTATGGAGTAGGATCAGGCTGTCCCTTGAGTCCATCATTTACTTTTGGCCTTGAACTTGCCAAAAGTTCTCAG TTCATTGCATCGTTCTATCAACATGCGGTGGTCCAAAGGAGG GTGAAGAATCCCTTTGAAGAAAGTGAAGTTGTTGGAATAACTAATTACATTGACTTTGGATTTGAATTACAAACAAG GATGGATGATGCCAAAATATCAAACAACATACCTGATTCCACCATTCAATTAGCTGCGTCCTGGCAAGCCAATAAAAACTTCTTACTGAAG GGAAAGTTGGGACCTCTCAGCTCATCACTAGCTGTGGCTGTCAAGTCATGGTGGAAACCTTCGTTCACTTTCAGCATTTCAG CAAATAGGGATCGCATTTCTGGAACTACTGCATATGGATTGGGCCTCCGCATAGAAAATTTAAGAGAAGCCAG cTATCAAAGAGCCGATCCAAATTTCGTAATGCTGACACCGAACAAGGAGCACCTAGCAGAGGGCACTGTTTGGAAGACTGGAAACAGGCCAATGCTAGAGGCAGATGTAAATGCCGGAAATTTTGATCGTTTACCCAAGGAATTGAGACCCCAAGGAAGAATTTTGTAG